A region of Catenibacterium mitsuokai DNA encodes the following proteins:
- a CDS encoding ABC transporter ATP-binding protein, whose translation MKISVKDVSREMKSNIILDNINLEFESGKIYGLCGHNGSGKTMLLRAIAGLIQTDHGEIMIDEKILHKDIDYPPEMGLIIETPTFFKYYTGMENLQYLAEIRNQISQNDIIEALKRVGLDPNDRRTVAKYSLGMKQRLAIAQAVMEKPQFILLDEPTTALDPDAVIQFKKMMTEEKRRNACIIIATHNHQDIDELFDEKIYLNSGRVERVEKND comes from the coding sequence ATGAAAATTAGTGTAAAAGATGTTTCAAGAGAAATGAAATCAAATATAATCTTGGATAACATAAATCTGGAATTTGAAAGTGGAAAAATATATGGTTTATGTGGACACAATGGTTCAGGAAAAACAATGTTGTTACGTGCTATTGCGGGATTGATTCAGACAGATCATGGAGAAATCATGATTGATGAGAAAATACTTCATAAGGATATTGATTATCCACCTGAAATGGGATTGATTATTGAGACACCTACTTTCTTTAAATATTATACAGGTATGGAAAACCTTCAGTATCTTGCTGAAATAAGAAATCAGATTTCACAAAATGATATAATAGAAGCACTTAAAAGAGTTGGATTAGATCCTAATGACAGAAGAACAGTCGCAAAGTATTCACTAGGGATGAAACAAAGATTAGCCATTGCGCAGGCTGTTATGGAAAAGCCTCAATTTATATTGCTTGATGAACCTACAACTGCATTAGATCCAGATGCTGTTATTCAATTTAAGAAAATGATGACAGAAGAAAAAAGACGCAATGCCTGTATTATCATTGCGACTCATAATCATCAGGATATAGATGAATTGTTTGATGAAAAGATATATTTAAATTCTGGCAGAGTAGAAAGAGTTGAAAAAAATGACTAA
- a CDS encoding IS110 family RNA-guided transposase, with protein MKIVRPICCGMDVHKNIIVATIGITNKKTRITEYIQETFSTLNHDLLNLKQWLINHKCFDACMESTGKYWIPIFNILEDEINIYLTHPKYVKAIKGKKTDKKDSKWICDLFKHDLIKFSFIPPKEIRALREISRYRYKLVGMRSSERNRYQNCMTVSNIGIGSVFSDPFGKSAQAIMKEVLESDIIEDEKILKCIHRSCKNKDKILDSIKHCNIETDQRFKMNESMTHMEELQVHIDNCEIEMMKRAAPMFDQFMHITQLPGISTLSAILIISEIGVDMKQFESDKQLTCWAGLAPANNESANKKKSVRISKAGQYLKPLLVQCALGAIKDKEGYFGIKYSRIKKRRGHKKAIIAIARMMLVSIYHMILTGETFNPSDYESFRNPNPPIKQQDLTEESAIEFLKKSGFDVSKLTKP; from the coding sequence ATGAAGATTGTTAGACCAATCTGCTGTGGCATGGATGTTCACAAGAATATCATTGTGGCTACAATCGGTATTACTAATAAGAAAACTCGTATTACTGAATACATCCAAGAAACGTTTTCAACTTTAAACCATGATTTACTGAATCTTAAACAGTGGCTCATTAATCACAAATGCTTTGATGCATGCATGGAATCTACTGGTAAATATTGGATTCCAATTTTCAACATCTTAGAAGATGAAATCAATATTTACTTAACTCATCCAAAATATGTCAAAGCAATTAAAGGAAAGAAAACTGACAAGAAAGATTCAAAATGGATCTGTGATTTATTTAAACATGATCTAATCAAATTTTCTTTTATACCACCCAAAGAAATAAGAGCTTTACGAGAAATATCTCGCTATCGCTATAAATTGGTTGGGATGCGTTCCTCTGAACGTAATCGATATCAGAACTGTATGACAGTTTCCAATATCGGTATTGGTTCTGTATTTTCAGATCCGTTTGGAAAGTCTGCACAAGCAATCATGAAAGAAGTACTTGAGTCAGATATCATTGAAGATGAGAAAATTTTGAAATGTATCCATAGATCGTGTAAAAATAAAGATAAGATTCTAGATTCCATTAAACACTGCAATATTGAAACTGATCAAAGGTTTAAAATGAATGAGTCAATGACTCATATGGAAGAATTACAAGTCCATATTGATAACTGTGAAATCGAAATGATGAAACGTGCAGCACCAATGTTCGATCAATTCATGCACATCACCCAACTACCAGGCATCAGCACTTTATCTGCAATCCTTATTATTTCAGAAATCGGAGTAGATATGAAACAATTCGAATCAGATAAACAACTAACCTGTTGGGCTGGATTAGCACCTGCAAATAACGAAAGTGCTAATAAGAAAAAATCAGTTCGTATTTCTAAAGCAGGTCAATATTTAAAACCTTTATTAGTTCAGTGTGCTCTTGGAGCAATCAAAGATAAGGAGGGCTATTTTGGAATTAAGTATTCTCGTATCAAAAAGAGACGAGGTCACAAGAAAGCCATTATCGCAATTGCAAGAATGATGCTTGTCAGTATATACCATATGATTCTTACTGGAGAGACATTTAATCCTTCAGATTATGAATCATTTAGAAATCCTAATCCACCTATAAAGCAACAAGATTTAACAGAAGAATCAGCAATTGAGTTTCTTAAGAAATCAGGTTTTGACGTTTCTAAATTAACTAAACCATAA